The following is a genomic window from Moorella sp. Hama-1.
CCCCCGGTGGCAAAAAGGGTGTTCATCAGGGGTCTACCACCGGTAAACACTTCCGCCAAGCGCGTCTCAGGAAAAACCTCCGTCAGCCGCCGACCTTTTAGATCCTGGCCGGCCAGTCCCATGATGGCCGCTGCCGGGGTATTTGCCGCGATGATACGGTGGTCGGCATCAACGTAGATCATCCCCTCTTCCCCGGTTGCCAGAACTCTCCCCCAAAACTCCAGGTCGGTACCCGGCACTTCCTCCTCTCACCACCTTGCCCCTGCAGGTTTCTTGTTTTATGTTAACATTTATGGGCTGCTTTTGTAAAGCGTACGCACCAGCCGCCAGGCCGTGCGATCGATAATCCTGTCGCCGCTGCCGGCAGTTGCGCTCAGCAGTATACACCTAATAAGCGGGTTTCTTTTCCAGCCCGACCACACACTCGATGTGATGGGTATGGGGAAACATGTCCACCGGCTGCACCGGGCCGGGTGCAAAGCCGGCTTCCTGCAAGTAAGCCAGGTCGCGGGCTAAAGTCGCCGGGTTGCAGGAGACATATACCACCCGCCGCGGCGCCATGGCCGCCACCGCTGCCAGCACCCGCTGGTGGCAACCGGCCCGGGGCGGGTCCAGGATTACTACCTCCGGCCGGTAACCTGCCCCGGCCAGGTGCGGCAGTACTGCCTCGGCCGCCCCGACGCGAAAGCGCGTATTGGTAATATTGTTTAAGACCGCGTTCCGCCGGGCGTCGCTAACGGCTCCCGGTACCAACTCCACCCCCCTCACCCTTCCGGCCCGGCGGCTGAGCCACAGGGCGATGGAACCGCTGCCGCAGTAAGCATCCAGGACCTCCTCCCCACCCTGTAACCGCGCCCTGGTCGCGGCCTGATCATAGAGCACCTCCGCCTGGGCGGAATTAACCTGAAAGAAGGTCGCGGCCGATATGTGGAAGCGCAGCTCCCCCAGGCGTTCCTCCAAATAATCGCGGCCATAAATAAGTGACTGTTGGGGGCCACCCCTCTGCTCAGGCTGCCCTTCCTCGGGGGGCTTGCTGGCTGCCGCCGGTGTCCATCCCCGCCTGCCTGGTACTACTCTTTCCTGGTGATCTGGTCCCCCGGCTTCTTGCCTCTTTGTTTTTCGGCGATTGCTATTAGCATCGAAAGGTTTATCAGTAAAATTCTGTACCTCGTTCCGGCTTCTGCCACCAGCCGTCAGGGATACAACTCCTACCAATTCTGGCAATCTACCCGCCAGTTTCTCCGCTAGCTCCTCTCCTCCCGTCCAGCCCGCCCTGTTCTCCAGGGCTACCAGCAGTTCACCGGTGGCCCGGCCCTGGCGCAGGGTTACATGTTGCAGGCCCGGGGTCAATCCCGGTAGCAACCGGGCTATTTCCCAGGCCGCCGCCAGAAGACCTTCAGACAACAACGGGCAGCAGGAAAAGGGAGCTACTTCATGGCTCCCCGGGCGATAAAATCCCAGCCGGTTTTTAGCAACGTGCAACCGCACCTTGTTACGGTAACCCCAGGGGTTGGCCATGCCCAGAACCGGTAACACCCGCACCTCCTGCAGGTGTCCCAGGCGCAACAGGGCATCGACCACCAGGCGCCTTTTCCAGTGTAACTGGGCGCGATAATCCAGGTGCTGCAGGTCACAGCCGCCGCAGGTGGCCGCCTCCGGACAGGGAGGCAATACCCGGTCCGGCGACGCCTTAACGACCTGCACCAGCCGGCCCAAGGCGTAATTTTTTTTAGTGGTCACCACTACCGCCCCGACCTGCTCCCCCGGTAGGGCACCGGGCACAAAAATGACCCGGCCGTCCTGAAGGTGGCCGACGCCGGCCCCTTCATGGCTTAAGCCGGTAATGGTGATAAGGTTATTGACTGGATGCATTGCTGTACCCATCGTGACTCCCCCTGGCGCCGTATCCCCTGGAACCCCTCATGTTGGGTGCCCCCACTAAAAACGGGAAAACGAGGGAGACGGTAAATTACGGTAAATAGTGGTAAACTAAGGAAGCGATAAATTCATTTACTAAGCCCACTGTAGCGCATAATAAAGGAGGATAATCATAATCGTGTTCCAGGTAGCGTGGGCCGTGATTGAGGCCAGGATGTTTCCTGTACGCTCATAAAGGTAGGCCAGGCCTATACCACCCAGGGCCAGGGGTAAAAACCGCATGAGGTCCAGGTGCAGGAGGCCGAAAATAGCGCTGCTGCCCACCAGGCCGGCTGCGAAACCATAACGAGCCTTCAGGGCCGGGAAAAGAAAACCCCGGAAATAGAGTTCTTCCGTCAGGGGAGCCAGAAAGGACCCCAAAAACAAAGGAATAAGCAAGTCGGCCGGACGCCTGGCCTGCGTCACCAGGTCGGCGAAGGGCTGGGGGGTCGGGTTGGGAAAGAAGGCCTGGATAAAGGTCCCCACAACCATTACTAAAAAAAATAAGCCAAGACCGCCGGGCAGGCCTGCCGCCAGGGCCTGCCCGGCCCCTTCCTTCTGTAACCCCAGAGCCGCCAAGCCCAGGCCGGATTTCCAGCGGACGAAATAATGCAGACCACCCAGAATAGCGGCCGCCTGGGCCAGACCTACCAGGAGGTAGCGATAGGTCGCTGGTAGCCCTAAGCCAAAAAAGTGGATAAACAACCCCGCTCCATAGCCCGCTATTAGCAGGCCCAGGAGTACCAGCAGAGTATCCCGTAAACCCCAGGGGATCCTGTTATCTTCTTCTGGCAAAACCTCACCCCATCTCCTGGTTCGACCGGGATTCCGGTGACAAACCCAGGATTTTCTTGGGAGCCCCACATGGGGGCTAACGCCACCCTCCACGGACCATAAAAATGCAGGCTGAGGGAAGGAGCTGGCCGGGTACAGGCGAAGGGCGACTTGGTTCGAGGCGCAAGCAAACTCAGCGAAGCCGAGGTAAGCGGCGGTGAACGGGATAGGGAGCGTAACGTAAGTGTAGGAACTAAGAGTGCCAATCCCCGCTGCGGTTATTCAAAGGGATAAAGTGGAGCCACCACCGCCGTTTAAGCAACTGAGCGCCAAGTTTGCTCGCCGAGAACCACGGAGCCTGAAGACCTGTACCGCCGGCCCCAGGAAGTTCGACTAGCGATAACCATTTTGGGTAGAAGTCTATTTCCGGAGGAAAAATAGTCCTGGCGACTGGCAAACAGGAAAATTTATTTTAAATATACCTCAAGGGGAGCCTGTTTAAAAGTATTTTTTTGTCAAAAGCGCCCGCGTTTCCCTTCACGGGACTAACTTACCGAAAAGTTCCTCCTGCGGATTGTTAAGGCTCTGTGGACTCCACTTTCCTCATCTTAACGCCAATAAAGTAGCGGCAAGTGGATATACTAAGCGATGAATTTGAACTCCATTTAGCCTTTAGCATTATTCCACCAGAGAGCGGGGAATATGGCATGGTCACTGCAGTTTCAGTGCTCATTCTGGCCTTCCTGGCTGGAATGTTTCTCTGGTATTGGCGCCGGCGGGTTAATAGACCGGCAGCCAAACCATTACCGGTGGCGGTACCACCGTCCCGGGATTTGCCAGCTAAATACGGTAAAGACGAAATCGTCCTCATGGTCAAAGACCCTTACTGGCTCTATGCTTACTGGGAGCTAAGCGAGGCCAAAAAGGAAGAACTGTAC
Proteins encoded in this region:
- the rlmD gene encoding 23S rRNA (uracil(1939)-C(5))-methyltransferase RlmD, which codes for MGTAMHPVNNLITITGLSHEGAGVGHLQDGRVIFVPGALPGEQVGAVVVTTKKNYALGRLVQVVKASPDRVLPPCPEAATCGGCDLQHLDYRAQLHWKRRLVVDALLRLGHLQEVRVLPVLGMANPWGYRNKVRLHVAKNRLGFYRPGSHEVAPFSCCPLLSEGLLAAAWEIARLLPGLTPGLQHVTLRQGRATGELLVALENRAGWTGGEELAEKLAGRLPELVGVVSLTAGGRSRNEVQNFTDKPFDANSNRRKTKRQEAGGPDHQERVVPGRRGWTPAAASKPPEEGQPEQRGGPQQSLIYGRDYLEERLGELRFHISAATFFQVNSAQAEVLYDQAATRARLQGGEEVLDAYCGSGSIALWLSRRAGRVRGVELVPGAVSDARRNAVLNNITNTRFRVGAAEAVLPHLAGAGYRPEVVILDPPRAGCHQRVLAAVAAMAPRRVVYVSCNPATLARDLAYLQEAGFAPGPVQPVDMFPHTHHIECVVGLEKKPAY
- a CDS encoding CPBP family intramembrane glutamic endopeptidase; protein product: MPEEDNRIPWGLRDTLLVLLGLLIAGYGAGLFIHFFGLGLPATYRYLLVGLAQAAAILGGLHYFVRWKSGLGLAALGLQKEGAGQALAAGLPGGLGLFFLVMVVGTFIQAFFPNPTPQPFADLVTQARRPADLLIPLFLGSFLAPLTEELYFRGFLFPALKARYGFAAGLVGSSAIFGLLHLDLMRFLPLALGGIGLAYLYERTGNILASITAHATWNTIMIILLYYALQWA